A genomic region of Fusarium falciforme chromosome 4, complete sequence contains the following coding sequences:
- a CDS encoding MFS domain-containing protein — protein MTSSARSAEKPTTSDLEIAQENDFDAVASPETKSRAIESALESSDETDTIVQSKYDSSWIRRVTTPKNCRWDDKSPPALTMAHCLLYAMSAAFTVANLYYNQPILNKIAADFKVTYEESSQVATLLQSGYAAGLVFVLPLGDILERRPFIISLIIVTATLWIGLCVTNDFTVFRALSFICGVTTVTPQLMIPLVGDFAPPRRKASLLAIVVSGLMLGLLMARFLSGVVSNYTSWRNIYWFSCGAQYLLASVLFLFMPDYPSTNPDGLNYFRALWSIPYMMATEPVLIQSCLIVFTLSTIFTSFWTTLTFLLASPPYDYSSLQIGLLSLTAIATIISIPLIGRLIDRFVPLLSTIAGQILALIGTLVGTFISKSTVAGPIIQAIGIDIGMQTAQVANRAAIFNINPRARNRVNTAYMALAFVGQLTGTAVGNKLYADGGWKRSGACSIAFVGASIIISLARGPRETGWIGWTGGWHPRRDDIPPPAPRDEETSQPEATKE, from the exons ATGACGTCTTCCGCCCGTTCGGCCGAGAAGCCAACCACTTCGGACCTCGAAATCGCCCAAGAGAATGACTTTGATGCTGTGGCATCCCCTGAAACCAAGTCCAGGGCTATTGAGAGCGCCTTGGAGTCAAGTGACGAGACGGACACGATAGTCCAGTCAAAGTACGACTCGAGCTGGATTCGTAGAGTGACGACACCAAAGAATTGCCGATGGGATGATAAATCTCCGCCTGCGTTGACTATGGCGCATTGCTTGCTATATGCCATG TCTGCTGCTTTTACCGTGGCCAATCTCTACTACAACCAGCCTATTCTCAACAAGATAGCTGCCGACTTTAAAGTCACTTATGAGGAGTCGTCTCAAGTTGCAACTCTGCTGCAGTCGGGTTACGCTGCAGGACTTGTATTTGTCTTGCCGCTAGGTGACATTCTCGAGAGACGGCCTTTCATTATCTCACTCATCATTGTTACTGCGACTCTT TGGATAGGTCTCTGCGTGACCAACGACTTTACAGTCTTTCGCGCCCTGTCTTTCATATGCGGTGTCACCACAGTCACACCTCAATTGATGATCCCCCTCGTGGGAGACTTTGCTCCTCCACGTCGAAAGGCATCTCTCTTGGCTATTGTCGTTTCTGGACTCATGCTTGGTCTCTTGATGGCCAGGTTCCTGTCTGGAGTTGTCTCCAACTACACCAGTTGGCGCAACATTTACTGGTTTTCTTGCGGTGCCCAGTATCTCCTCGCCTCGGTGCTCTTCTTGTTCATGCCTGATTATCCTTCTACTAACCCCGATGGCCTCAACTATTTCCGTGCCCTTTGGTCGATTCCTTATATGATGGCTACAGAACCGGTTCTTATCCAGTCCTGCCTCATCGTCTTTACCCTCTCTACCATCTTTACTTCGTTCTGGACAACCCTCACCTTCTTGCTGGCGTCTCCCCCTTATGACTACTCATCGCTACAGATTGGTCTCCTTTCTCTGACTGCGATCGCAACCATCATATCAATCCCTCTCATTGGAAGGCTCATCGATCGTTTCGTGCCCCTGCTATCAACAATCGCCGGTCAGATCCTCGCGCTGATTGGCACCCTTGTTGGCACCTTCATCAGCAAGTCCACAGTGGCAGGGCCCATCATCCAAGCCATCGGCATCGACATTGGTATGCAGACAGCTCAAGTGGCAAACCGcgctgccatcttcaacatcaaTCCCAGGGCGCGCAACCGGGTAAACACAGCATACATGGCTTTGGCGTTTGTCGGTCAGTTGACGGGTACGGCTGTTGGAAACAAGCTGTATGCCGATGGAGGTTGGAAACGAAGTGGCGCCTGTAGCA TTGCCTTTGTAGGAGCTTCAATTATCATTTCCCTAGCGAGGGGCCCTAGAGAGACGGGCTGGATTGGATGGACAGGGGGTTGGCATCCGCGAAGAGATGATATACcacctcctgctcctcgggATGAGGAGACGAGCCAGCCAGAAGCTACAAAGGAATAG
- a CDS encoding J domain-containing protein encodes MKISYLSVGLLALFSPLAAAWSKEDREIFRIRDEISRFEPDPAATFYDILGVSSSASLDDITKAYRKKTRSLHPDKVKQQMRAKAGKDKKTGATVKPPTPAEIKTAVKKAGEAQARLSLIANILRGPERDRYDHFLANGFPLWKGTDYYYNRYRPGLGTVMIGLFLVVGGGIHYLTLYMSWKRQKEFVERYIKFARDTAWGGGLNIPGVDAAPAPAPAPAPSDDEDTPPPIPQNRRERRMQEKAAKREGGRAAVKKTRRAPQPASGTATPDAAGPTGARRRVVAENGKILVVDSLGDVYLEEEDEEGQVNEFLLDPNELAKPTFSDTAVVRVPIWFFNITAGRFLSKKTPELEIEIPADEDDSDVPQRTPSTDSAGEDFELLDKSTDSLSKSKASGVQQGKANKRKGKKR; translated from the exons ATGAAGATCTCGTACTTGTCTGTTGGGCTTCTCGCCCTGTTCAGCCCTTTGGCTGCTGCTTGGAGCAAGGAGG ATCGCGAAATCTTTCGCATTCGCGATGAAATCTCTCGCTTCGAGCCCGATCCCGCCGCGACCTTTTACGACATCCTCGgcgtctcctcctcggcctcgctcgacgacatcaccaaggccTACCGCAAGAAGACGCGCTCTCTGCACCccgacaaggtcaagcagcAGATGCGCGCCAAGGccggcaaggacaagaagactGGTGCTACCGTCAAGCCGCCCACTCCTGCCGAGATCAAGACCGCCGTTAAGAAGGCTGGTGAGGCTCAGGCCCGTCTGTCTCTGATCGCCAACATCCTGCGCGGACCCGAGCGCGACCGATATGATCATTTCCTCGCCAATGGCTTCCCTCTGTGGAAGGGTACCGACTACTACTACAACCGCTACAGACCCGGCCTGGGTACCGTCATGATTGGCCTGTTCCTTGTTGTTGGAGGTGGTATTCACTACCTGACCCTGTATATGAGCTGGAAGCGCCAGAAGGAGTTTGTCGAGCGCTACATCAAGTTTGCCCGTGACACGGCCTGGGGTGGCGGCCTCAACATCCCCGGCGTCGACGCTGCCCctgctcccgctcccgcccCCGCTCCctccgacgatgaggatacCCCTCCTCCTATTCCCCAGAACCGACGAGAGCGCCGTATGCAggagaaggctgccaagcGCGAGGGAGGTCGCGCCGCTGTTAAGAAGACCCGCCGGGCTCCCCAGCCTGCCTCTGGAACTGCTACCCCTGATGCTGCTGGTCCTACTGGTGCTCGCCGAAGGGTTGTGGCTGAGAATGGCAAGATCCTCGTGGTTGACTCTCTTGGAGATGTGTacctcgaggaggaagacgaggaaggCCAGGTTAACGAGTTCCTCCTTGAT CCGAACGAGCTCGCCAAGCCCACCTTCAGCGACACCGCCGTCGTCCGTGTTCCCATCTGGTTCTTCAACATCACCGCCGGCCGCTTCTTGTCCAAGAAGACCCCCGAGCTCGAGATCGAGATCCccgccgacgaggacgactcTGATGTTCCCCAGCGAACACCCAGCACCGACTCTGCCGGCGAGGActttgagctcctcgacaagaGCACCGACTCGCTTAGCAAGAGCAAGGCTTCCGGTGTTCAGCagggcaaggccaacaagcgaaagggcaagaagaggtAA
- a CDS encoding Putative dipeptidyl-aminopeptidase B: MDKIAQRWIEATTVKPEWLPGGTKFWYRHFSAPGKFHFVLVDAVARRRDIAFDHKQLAEALEEKTGEKLDEDSLPFTWIEYIPENSSVRFRFADKKWEYEPGNDLVQWEGELSSDESTQFLQKEIPSSNGDVDITVDFVNRTGTTIKAFWIDWHGEPIWYHNIHNGGTVRQETYVGHVWRFVDALNERFRAIYAAPDQRTDVAVVNNLVDLDEEASSPSNDDDSKEEGESTASTAETQLYVKNSNVWFGKKDGQDKQLSEYGSEEHPYDEGQLHLSPNNRYAVAWQYTPEQDHKIHLVESSPDDQIEPKQRIVQYLKPGDRVRIDRPRLFDLESYREIPTDNALFRNPYKIRDLGWSKSGHEYRFLFNERGHQHLRVIGIGIDGQVRTLVEEQSNTFIDYTKLYVKLLEESDELVWSSERDGYNHLYLVDLAQGAVRNQITKGAWTVGDVQFIKEDERRIWFYGYGLQPEQDPYHKHLCCVNLDGSDFKILTEGDGTHSWTWSPDKRFLIDTWSRVDLAPATVLRDGASGEMLLELSKASMEELEKGGWAPAERFAAPGRDGETMIYGIIIRPAEFDSSKKYPVLDDIYAGPHDFHVPKAFSTLARQRKWADQGYVVVQVDGMGTSHRNKAFHDVCYKNLHDSGLPDHIAWLKAAAETRPWLDLSRVGIMGGSAGGQSAAAALLHHGDFYKAAAADSGCHDNRMDKLWWNELWMGYPVDEAYAESSNATHVAKLQGALMLIVGELDDNVDPSSTFQLVKALNKAGKNYELVLIPGGEHGCGGSSYGLARQREFFRRYLQQGEKVCVDLDDAVSTD; encoded by the coding sequence ATGGACAAAATAGCGCAGAGGTGGATCGAGGCCACCACGGTGAAGCCTGAATGGCTCCCAGGCGGAACCAAATTCTGGTATCGACACTTCTCCGCGCCTGGCAAGTTTCACTTTGTCCTGGTTGACGCCGTCGCGAGGCGCCGTGATATCGCCTTTGACCACAAACAGCTGGCCGAGGCTCTGGAAGAAAAGACGGGCGAGAAGCTGGATGAGGATTCTCTTCCATTCACCTGGATCGAGTATATCCCCGAAAATTCGTCTGTCCGGTTCCGCTTTGCCGATAAGAAATGGGAGTATGAGCCTGGAAATGACCTGGTACAATGGGAGGGCGAGCTCTCCTCAGATGAGTCGACTCAGTTCCTACAGAAAGAGATCCCCTCTTCCAACGGCGACGTTGATATAACTGTCGACTTTGTCAACCGCACCGGAACAACCATCAAAGCATTCTGGATCGACTGGCATGGTGAACCGATTTGGTATCACAACATCCATAACGGCGGGACAGTGCGTCAAGAAACCTACGTTGGCCATGTCTGGCGATTCGTAGATGCGTTGAATGAGAGGTTTCGGGCCATCTACGCAGCACCGGATCAGCGTACCGATGTTGCCGTTGTCAATAATCTTGTCGATTTGGACGAGGAAGCTTCTTCGCCAAGCAACGACGACGATTCtaaggaggagggggaatCAACTGCTTCGACGGCTGAGACTCAACTCTACGTCAAGAATTCCAACGTTTGGTTTGGAAAGAAGGACGGTCAGGATAAACAGTTGTCTGAATATGGTAGTGAGGAACATCCTTACGACGAAGGCCAGCTGCACCTGTCACCCAACAACCGGTATGCGGTTGCGTGGCAATACACCCCCGAGCAAGACCACAAGATACACCTCGTGGAATCATCTCCAGACGACCAGATCGAGCCGAAGCAGCGCATTGTTCAATATCTGAAGCCAGGGGACAGGGTGAGAATCGACAGGCCTCGCCTCTTTGACTTGGAAAGCTATCGTGAGATCCCAACAGACAACGCGCTGTTCAGAAACCCCTACAAGATACGGGATCTGGGATGGAGTAAGAGTGGTCATGAGTACCGTTTCCTCTTCAATGAGCGTGGTCACCAACATCTCAGGGTGATCGGTATCGGCATCGACGGGCAAGTAAGGACTCTTGTTGAAGAGCAGAGCAACACTTTCATCGACTACACAAAGCTGTACGTCAAACTTCTCGAGGAATCAGATGAGCTTGTGTGGTCGAGTGAGCGCGATGGATACAACCACCTCTATCTGGTTGATCTCGCCCAAGGTGCCGTCAGAAACCAGATAACCAAGGGAGCTTGGACAGTTGGCGATGTCCAATTCATCAAGGAAGACGAGCGCCGTATATGGTTCTACGGCTATGGACTCCAGCCTGAACAGGACCCGTATCACAAACATCTCTGCTGCGTCAACCTTGACGGGTCTGACTTCAAGATCCTTACAGAAGGAGACGGGACCCATTCCTGGACTTGGTCTCCGGACAAGCGCTTCTTGATAGACACTTGGTCGAGGGTGGACTTGGCGCCGGCAACAGTCTTACGCGATGGAGCTTCTGGCGAGATGTTGCTGGAGCTCAGCAAAGCGTCCATGGAAGAGTTGGAGAAGGGCGGTTGGGCCCCGGCTGAGAGGTTCGCAGCTCCTGGTCGCGATGGCGAAACCATGATATACGGAATCATCATTCGCCCTGCCGAGTTTGACAGCAGCAAGAAATACCCCGTTCTTGATGATATATACGCTGGGCCACACGACTTTCATGTTCCAAAGGCCTTTTCAACTCTCGCCAGACAGCGGAAATGGGCAGACCAAGGTTACGTCGTGGTACAAGTCGACGGCATGGGGACAAGTCACCGCAATAAAGCCTTCCACGACGTCTGCTACAAAAACCTTCACGATTCAGGCCTCCCAGATCACATCGCCTGGCTCAAAGCTGCGGCAGAAACTCGCCCGTGGCTGGACCTTTCCCGCGTGGGCATCATGGGAGGATCAGCCGGCGGACAGAGCGCAGCCGCAGCACTCCTGCACCACGGCGACTTTTACAAAGCCGCGGCAGCTGACTCTGGATGTCACGACAACCGCATGGACAAGCTGTGGTGGAACGAGCTGTGGATGGGCTACCCAGTCGACGAGGCGTACGCAGAGTCGTCCAACGCGACGCACGTAGCCAAGTTGCAGGGGGCGCTGATGTTGATTGTTGGGGAACTTGATGACAACGTGGATCCGTCTTCGACTTTTCAGCTTGTCAAGGCATTGAACAAGGCTGGAAAGAATTACGAGTTGGTGTTGATTCCTGGAGGTGAACATGGATGTGGGGGGAGCTCGTATGGACTTGCTCGGCAGCGCGAGTTTTTTAGGCGATACTTGCAGCAGGGCGAGAAGGTGTGTGTGGATTTGGATGATGCGGTTTCGACTGATTGA